The genomic window caacggcggcggcgggggcggcggggcaacgccgccgcgcggcgggcTATTGAGGAGGCTGAGCTTCTCGgaccgcgcgggcggcggcggcggcggcgacggcgtgccgcGCGGGTGCGTGCCGGTGATGGTGGGAGACaacggcagcgacggcgacggcggcggcggcggcggcgagcggttcGTGGTGCGGGTGGAGGCGCTGCGGCACCCGGCGTTCGCGGCGCTGCTGGAGAAGGCGGCGCAGGAGTTCGGGTACAAGCAGGAGGGCATCCTCCGTGTGCCCTGCGACGTCAGCCATTTCCAGCAAGtcctccacgccgccaccgccgccgccaagagcTAACTAATCCGTTGTTATTAACCGCGATCTCAGCTCGATTAATTGATGAATTAATTGAGCAAATTAAGCAGATGAGATGAGAGATGAGAGATCTCGATCGACTTCTCTTCAATTGAGTTTCTGAAAAATTATAGTAGGATGTTGATTAACTATTCAGTAGCTTAGTTAGTGCTGATGAATGCCAAATCGATCGAGATATAGACTCGGTGACTTCTCAAGTGGTCTTTAATTTCTCCTTTGGTATTCATCCATGCCTTACCTATGGTTATTAATATTATGTGCTGATTGCAATCGATATGATCCTGTCAGAAATGTCCATTGGAATAATAATTCATGAATTATTCAGCATGCATTTCCATTCTATTGATTTTGCTGTCATTAATGGATTTTCGTACGTATAACGAGTATGGGGCCATTCTCAACTCAataactaggatggtgtctatagcattaaatagACTACCACTtagaatgaaaaatgatgtgataagtgaataaatgaggaaagagaaggaaaccatgtttTGCATAAACATAGTTTCTACATAACATCCAatacatcatgtgagataagtagcattaaatttttaagtatggatagtggtgtttgcattagaAAAGTAGTGTCTAGTggagtactagtttcttgatgatgtggagtttatggaaactatatctagtgttttgggttgggaatggcatGGGTAAATTGAgggtaaaaataaatatatgtattttttgaaGAAAGTACGAAAAGAAAGCTGAAAACAACATTCTTTTCCTATCTAGCTGCATTGTGTTATtgcattttgaaaaataaatatgtgcatGCAAGAAGAGCAAGCCAGTTAAAGTTTGGGATATATTTTGAATAGCAAAGgcttgtagtttttttttaattcaattcCACACCAGACTTTGGTATATGATATATCGATCAGTGTCATCCACAACAAACAATGCGAAGAAAATACAATAATACATGAAGTAAGATTAGAAACTATAAAAGAATAGCTCGAAATTCGACTGCGCCCACCACAAAAATATGAATATACTCCGTATTATAGTTCAAACATTTAATTATCATGTACCCTTTGATCATAAGTGTTTGAATTCTTTAGGACAAGATCCAGTTAAAATCTTGTAATCATTACCATCAATTTTATATCGGAATACGTTTGTGTGAGGAGTTCATGATTCAGGACTGAGTCAAatcaacatgcatgcatgacagcATGACGCGTTCTCCCTCTTACAAGTCACCATCTCCATGCACATCTATTGTGCGAAGCATATGCACGATGAAGCCATGCACAAGGTGCCAATTGCATGTAGTTCTGAATAATCAGCTGGGCGTTCCGTCCGTGTTCTGAACAAGTTGTCTGTATAACCGAGACGCCTGGCCTTTGACGATGTTTGGACACGCTATTGTTTTTCTCTTCCCTTTCTTGTCAGACACAAACAAGTTGGTGTTTGACCACTACTAGTACAATAGTAGTTTATATCCATcgattcatgcatgcatgcttgtcaACACGTACGCCAACCATGCAACGCGAACATACTTCATCTTGATTAATACATTTTTCTCGACAGTCAAACTATgagtaaaaggaaaaataataatagaacATTAGAGTTTATCAATACTTATCGTAAAACGAACAAATGATACCCATACTTTAATGTGAAatatattgataaatatatgttaaatattataaaataatatataaatttgttaaaatatcGCGCAAATAATGTgaggggtgatgattggataCGCTTGCACGTTGatttgtataattaaataaattgtagatgatgttATATGCTTGTACGAGGTTAGATATGCAATTGTTACTAGTGGATGACGATGTGACATGCATGTTGAGATTTAGATTTATTGGACTATAACTTTACTAAAAGTATAGATACATCGTCGATCGATATTTATTTAATATACAACGTGCAAATTTATTGACGCAGTATCACCGAttgaaattatatattttaacaaTATGTACGTTAAGAAAATCCAAAATCATGTATAAATCTACGGTGTTAAACTAGGtgaatttttagaatttgagACTCGAAGTTAGAAATGTCTGACTAACTAAGATGAAGTTAAAAATGATAAAGTaatttggaacggaggaagcaACCGTACTGCTACATACATGGTCAGCATGGACGACCAGATCGACGACTCCGCTCTCGTGTACGACGTCGGCGGCCGGGGCGGTCCGAGCGTGAGACGCACGGCCGATGGtcgaccgaccgaccgacctTCTCATatggcagagagagagagagagagagagagagagagagagagagagaggaattgAATTGAATCAATAGAGTGGCTACATGACAGCACGTTTCCTATTGACCAGATGTACTCTATTTGCTCTTGGAAAACCAGGGATGTGCATCATCAAAAAATAGCTACTACTCCAGCCAAAGCGACGATCGAGACGGCAGAAATTAGCTATACGTTCTGTACAGTACATTTATCGATCGGCCAAGATTTCTCGAGCTTGATTGATTGCAGCTTTTACAGGTTTTAAACCTACAGCTTTAGACATCTTAATTGCTTAGCTgggagaagacgacgacgaggacttGGGAAAGTTACAGCAACTAGCTGCTAGATGAAGGATCGATCACGGATGGTCCCGTAAAATGTACTTTCACCTTCGGTCGCAGGTATGGTATTTGTCATTTGGTCAACAAAGAAACAGCAGGAGACTTTGAATTCAATGGGATTGGTGATTCAAATTGGTACCGGATCAAGAAGGCAAAGAAGAGTTCAACAGCAATATATAGGCACGACAAAAATTGGGCCTGGGaggttgttgttgggcttggcTGGGCTAAGGCTTAAACTGGGCTAGAAGTGGCCCAGATTTAGCCTGAGTTAGGAGGAGGACTACTACTTGGGCCCACGCGCGAtttagcttttctttctttttaatctttttgGGGATAAAGTTTATGAATTGGCGTTTCGTTTATACTCCCTtactcctaaaatataaaaagattttGTTTGAATAGGATATATTACTCTGAACTTTTTCATGAACGCTTTACTATGAACTTAGATATACTCTGAtccctatattttagaacagagagaGTAGCACAAGTTCAAAATACAAATCAAACTTTCCTTTTGGTGTAAATTCAAAAACAATTTTGTACTATGAATTTCTCACGTATCCGTGCAACTCTATTTTTCGAACTACATCATCCGCTTTCACCTACGTTTCAAATCCTGTCCTTTTTTCATTGCGTCTCTTCggttgtgtttttttcttctgaagatgaagattaagttttttttacataaaacaaggtggtattaatgaatgattaattgagttttatttattataaacttaaaaaaatagattaatatgatattttagagcaactttcatatagaaagttttcatatgAAACATACCATtcaacagtttaaaaagcgtaccATGAAAATCTTAATCATCATTCAATCAATTCTAGGTTTAGGGTTTAGAGAAAAGAATGTGACCTTTCAAaatagggctgtcaacgagccaaGCCTGGATACTGATCGAGCTTGGGAGTGAGCTCAagttcgagctcgagctcgcttCGAGCCTACATGAGCTTGACAGCTTGACTTGGTGGAACTTCAAAGAACTTACTCTTGTATAAGAGATATTAATGCAAATTATCGGTAGTCAAAATTAATATGTGCTACTTGTTTTGAATGAAGCCTATGCAGCTTTTCTCATGAATTTATGGCTTTGAAACGTTGCAATTAACAAAAGCTAGCTACTACATCTAATAGGAATAGTAGTACTATTACTAGCAGCCGGATAATTGCTTTATTGAGAAGCATTGATAAGGTCTTAAGACTTAAGCAGGTCAAGCACAGTGACAAGTATACATTGATCCATAAGAACATATTCTTAAATGCAATGCATCTTATGCTAATCAAGCCCTGCCGAGCtattcgagctcgagcttgctaGGCTTGCGAGCCTCAGCCTAGACTTGAGCTTGGCTTGTCTAGTattcgagccgagctcgaattaAGCCTGTAACGAATCAAGCTTGAGCAGCTTACGAGCttcgagcttttttgacagccctattCCAAAACCCAATCTCTTTCTATCTATCTctaggtggtggggcccacatgtccgATGTGTAAAACCCTAAACCTCCGCGACCCAATCCAAACtccatcctctcctccctccttcatcttcttccccaagcccctctcccctcccctctcgcctcctCTGCTCCGCGCCCCGCATGCCCCGCGCGGCGAAACCCTAGACCTCGTGATGCCACCGCGCCCTTCCCTCCAGTCGCTCCTCCtcatggccgcctccgccgccgccggcggggactccggcctcctcctcgccgcgcgccgccgcctccccgccgccgccctcgccgcggggGGCCACCGTATCCGGCTGCTCCacgccttctccgccgcgaGCCGGCGGGGGAGGCACGAGGTGGCCTGCTGCGTCAGGACTGAACCCGCGCCGCGGCCCGCCAGCCCCGTCGCCGTTCGCTCCAGGAGTGGTATGGAACAACTCGCTTTCGAGCTCCGAACATGCGCGATACTGTTTTCGCCATGTTTTACTAGGAGATCGGTCGCTGGGAATACGCTTCTCAATGGCGTGTCTCCGATTAATTTCGTGGCTCGTTGCTACTGTACTTTTAGGCGTTTAGTTGTTAATCCTCCCAAATGCTGTGTTCTTAACTTCTTATCGCCAGGAACTCCTTGAGGATTTCAATCAATCGTGCTGGGTAAATCgttttgattgattgattctaCTCTTTCAAACTCCTGTAGTTGAAATTGTCACATTAATTTGGAGCGCTTTTACTGTTTTGTGACAGTTTGAGTGAACTGTTCGTCCAAGGCATTATGTCTGCCTTGTTTTCGGAGTTCTGGTGCCCACTTGTTCTTCTTAGGCGGCGTACATGTCATAGTTTGAGCATTTGCAAGTGATCTATAACAATTGGATGTAGTAGCGGTGATACTTTCCGTTGATGTCGTGTCTCTTTGGATAACAGTTCATTCAACGGAAAACTACAAAAAGGGTTGCGAGCAGCGACTAGGACAGTTAATTGAGAGACTGAAGAAAGAAGGAATAAGTCCAAAGCAATGGAGGCTTGGTACTTATCAACGAATGATGTGCCCAAAGGTATTGTGCGTTTCTTTTTAATTACTCTAATTATTGGTCATGTTTCCCTTTTTTACATGAAGA from Oryza glaberrima chromosome 6, OglaRS2, whole genome shotgun sequence includes these protein-coding regions:
- the LOC127778042 gene encoding uncharacterized protein LOC127778042, with protein sequence MSELMRRMSFSDRVGGGGGGDGGGGGAAAAVKRGLMRRLSFSDRVVGDNGGGGGGGATPPRGGLLRRLSFSDRAGGGGGGDGVPRGCVPVMVGDNGSDGDGGGGGGERFVVRVEALRHPAFAALLEKAAQEFGYKQEGILRVPCDVSHFQQVLHAATAAAKS